A single window of Silurus meridionalis isolate SWU-2019-XX chromosome 11, ASM1480568v1, whole genome shotgun sequence DNA harbors:
- the dyrk1aa gene encoding dual specificity tyrosine-phosphorylation-regulated kinase 1A has translation MHTGGETSACKPSSVRLAPSFSFNAADVQMAAQTPHSHPPFSDVHQASAEAPAPVLPYGPQAPQLNTTQVTADVVMLQRRIPQCFRDPATAPLRKLSIELIKTYKHINEVYYAKKKRRHQQGQGEDSSNKKERKIYNDGYDDDNFDYIVKNGEKWLDRYEIDSLIGKGSFGQVVKAYDRLEQEWVAIKIIKNKKAFLNQAQIEVRLLELMNKHDTEMKYYIVHLKRHFMFRNHLCLVFEMLSYNLYDLLRNTNFRGVSLNLTRKFAQQLCTALLFLATPELSIIHCDLKPENILLCNPKRSAIKIVDFGSSCQLGQRIYQYIQSRFYRSPEVLLGMPYDLAIDMWSLGCILVEMHTGEPLFSGANEVDQMNKIVEVLGVPPSHILDQAPKARKFFEKTSDSTWCAKKTKDGKRYKPAGSRKLHNILGVEAGGPGGRRAGESGHAVADYLKFKDLILRMLDYDPKGRIQPYYALQHSFFKKTADEGTNTSSSVSTSPALEQSQSSGTTSSTSSSSGGSSGTSTSGRARSDPTHQHRLSGGHFSAAVGMDCHNLCPQARQAFGPSLGWVGGDGLQQAAGETHPVQETTFHLPPHQPKPLHPHSSHHHHHHPHAHHSQHGQGPARPRPRMYSPSHSGASTQDSMEVSHGHLSMTSLSSSASSSSTSSSSTGNHHHHHPHQAYQSRPLPLGIGYGHAFSNPHQETGTAGHAAYPLSTNSGFIAETHMGLRQGLDREDSPMAGVCVQQSSVASS, from the exons GAGGAGAGACCTCAGCATGCAAACCCTCGTCTGTCCGGCTTGCTCCCTCGTTTTCGTTCAATGCGGCAGATGTGCAGATGGCTGCGCAGACGCCCCATTCTCACCCGCCATTCAGTGACGTCCACCAGGCAAGCGCTGAGGCGCCGGCCCCCGTGCTGCCCTACGGCCCACAGGCCCCGCAGCTCAACACCACCCAG GTGACTGCTGATGTGGTGATGTTACAAAGGCGAATACCCCAGTGCTTTCGGGATCCAGCCACAGCCCCCTTAAGAAAGCTCTCCATTGAACTGATCAAAACTTACAAACACATCAATGAG GTTTACTATGCAAAAAAGAAGCGGCGGCACCAACAGGGCCAAGGGGAAGACTCTAGTAATAAGAAGGAGAGGAAAATCTACAACGATGGCTATGACGATGACAACTTCGACTACATTGTTAAAAATGGCGAGAAATGGTTGGATCGCTATGAAATTGATTCATTAATAGGCAAAGGCTCCTTTGGACAG GTTGTGAAGGCCTACGACCGCTTGGAGCAGGAGTGGGTTGCCATTAAGAtcataaagaataaaaaggcTTTTCTGAACCAAGCACAGATCGAAGTACGGCTCCTGGAGCTCATGAACAAGCATGACACAGAGATGAAGTACTATATCG TTCACCTAAAGCGGCACTTCATGTTTCGAAACCATCTCTGTCTGGTGTTTGAGATGCTGTCCTACAACTTGTACGACCTGCTCCGTAACACAAATTTCCGCGGGGTATCGCTGAACCTGACGCGGAAGTTTGCGCAGCAGCTGTGCACGGCGCTACTCTTCTTGGCCACGCCTGAGCTCAGCATCATCCACTGTGACCTCAAGCCTGAGAACATCCTGCTTTGCAACCCCAAGCGATCAGCCATCAAGATCGTCGACTTTGGCAGCTCCTGCCAACTGGGACAACGG ATATACCAGTATATTCAGAGCCGCTTCTACCGCTCCCCTGAGGTGCTGCTGGGCATGCCGTATGACCTGGCTATAGATATGTGGTCATTGGGCTGCATTCTGGTAGAGATGCACACCGGAGAGCCTCTGTTTAGTGGAGCCAATGAG GTGgaccaaatgaataaaatagtggAAGTTTTGGGGGTCCCTCCCAGTCATATACTGGACCAGGCGCCAAAAGCAAGGAAGTTCTTTGAGAAGACGTCTGATAGCACGTGGTGTGCGAAGAAGACCAAAGACGGGAAAAGG tataagCCGGCAGGCTCGCGTAAACTGCACAACATTCTGGGTGTGGAAGCTGGAGGGCCAGGCGGCCGTAGAGCGGGAGAGTCGGGCCATGCCGTTGCTGACTATCTGAAATTTAAGGACCTGATCTTGCGGATGCTGGACTATGACCCGAAAGGCCGCATCCAACCATACTATGCGTTGCAGCACAGCTTCTTCAAGAAGACCGCTGACGAGGGCACCAACACCAGCAGCAGTGTGTCCACGAGCCCAGCACTGGAGCAGTCTCAGTCCTCTGGGACCACGTCCAGCACCTCCTCCAGCTCAG GAGGTTCTTCTGGAACAAGCACCAGTGGGCGTGCCCGCTCTGATCCCACCCATCAGCATCGGCTTAGTGGAGGCCATTTCAGTGCTGCGGTAGGGATGGACTGCCACAACCTCTGCCCTCAG GCAAGGCAGGCGTTTGGACCCTCCCTGGGTTGGGTCGGTGGAGATGGACTCCAGCAGGCAGCCGGAGAGACTCATCCAGTTCAAGAGACCACGTTCCATTTGCCTCCCCACCAACCCAAACCCCTCCACCCTCACAGctctcatcaccatcaccaccatcccCATGCGCATCACAGCCAGCATGGGCAAGGCCCAGCACGCCCACGCCCTCGCATGTACTCTCCATCACACAGCGGCGCCTCCACGCAGGACTCCATGGAGGTATCGCATGGCCACCTGTCCATGACCTCGCTGTCTTCCTCGGCCTCGTCCTCATCTACGTCCTCGTCATCTACGGgcaaccaccatcatcaccaccccCACCAGGCCTATCAGAGTCGCCCGCTGCCACTGGGCATAGGCTATGGGCATGCCTTTTCCAACCCACACCAGGAAACGGGCACGGCCGGACACGCTGCATACCCACTCTCTACGAACTCGGGCTTCATAGCCGAAACTCATATGGGCCTGCGCCAGGGCCTGGACCGTGAGGACTCGCCCATGGCTGGTGTATGCGTGCAGCAGAGCTCGGTGGCCAGCTCCTGA